From a single Planococcus shenhongbingii genomic region:
- a CDS encoding sugar kinase has protein sequence MKKTDVFTFGESMVLFQPDQMLPLEYVHQFPKKVCGAESNVAIGLTRLGHSVEWFSKLGDDPFGRYIHNFIRGEGVDTSSCLFTHEAPTGLMFKELLSPENMNVYYYRKGSAASLIELENLNEDSIAQAKILHISGITPALSDNCYRTVMKAIEIAKRNDTRIVFDPNLRLKLWSAERAKQVFNEIAEHADVILPGLDEGQLMTGKTEVEDVAKALMGANDKTIVIKLGSKGAYFCTQNELAYVEGFPVSRIVDPVGAGDGFAAGIISGILRQEPLQEVVKRANAIGAMVVGVSGDIEGLPTSVAVERFMAPEGFAQDVKR, from the coding sequence ATGAAAAAAACAGATGTCTTTACTTTTGGTGAAAGCATGGTGCTCTTTCAACCAGATCAAATGCTTCCGCTTGAATACGTACATCAATTTCCTAAAAAAGTTTGCGGCGCCGAATCAAATGTCGCAATCGGCCTAACAAGACTTGGCCATTCAGTGGAGTGGTTCAGCAAACTTGGAGATGATCCGTTTGGTCGCTATATTCATAACTTTATCCGTGGGGAAGGGGTAGACACCTCTTCGTGTCTGTTTACCCACGAAGCACCTACTGGATTGATGTTTAAAGAGTTATTATCTCCAGAAAATATGAATGTCTATTATTACCGGAAAGGCTCGGCAGCCAGTCTAATAGAGCTGGAAAATTTAAACGAAGATTCAATTGCGCAGGCGAAAATCCTTCATATCAGCGGTATCACACCTGCCTTAAGTGACAATTGCTATCGAACCGTGATGAAGGCAATTGAAATTGCAAAACGAAATGATACACGGATTGTCTTTGACCCGAATCTACGCTTGAAGCTGTGGTCGGCGGAACGGGCGAAACAGGTCTTTAACGAAATTGCTGAACATGCCGATGTCATCCTACCAGGTCTTGACGAAGGCCAACTGATGACTGGGAAGACCGAAGTAGAAGATGTCGCGAAAGCGTTAATGGGTGCAAATGATAAAACGATTGTCATTAAGCTTGGCAGTAAGGGTGCTTATTTCTGTACTCAAAATGAACTGGCCTATGTCGAAGGCTTTCCAGTCAGCCGTATCGTCGATCCCGTAGGAGCAGGTGACGGCTTTGCCGCGGGTATAATTAGCGGAATCCTACGCCAAGAGCCGCTACAGGAAGTAGTGAAACGAGCCAATGCCATCGGCGCAATGGTGGTAGGTGTCAGCGGGGACATCGAAGGGTTGCCAACTTCTGTTGCTGTAGAACGCTTCATGGCTCCAGAGGGATTTGCCCAAGATGTTAAGCGCTAA
- a CDS encoding bifunctional 4-hydroxy-2-oxoglutarate aldolase/2-dehydro-3-deoxy-phosphogluconate aldolase: MKKWENLIKLKDSGLIAVIRRPKASQIHPIAEALVEGGTCALEITLDTPDALDMIRNLKEKYKDHVLVGAGTVLDAISAKSAIDAGSDFIFSPSFDVETIQLTNRYGKISIPGVMTPTEIVNAYSAGADLLKIFPGGPLGENYIKDLQGPFRHIAMMPTGGVTLQNVGNFIKNGAVAVGVGGSLLDSKAIAEERYEVLTKTSQQFIEEIQKARR; this comes from the coding sequence ATGAAAAAATGGGAAAATTTAATCAAACTTAAGGACTCCGGATTGATTGCCGTGATTCGCAGACCAAAAGCCTCTCAGATTCATCCTATCGCTGAAGCGCTGGTCGAAGGCGGCACATGTGCGCTTGAAATTACGCTAGATACCCCGGATGCACTCGATATGATCCGGAATTTAAAAGAAAAATATAAGGACCACGTGCTAGTTGGAGCAGGAACCGTGCTAGATGCGATTTCCGCCAAAAGTGCGATTGACGCAGGTTCCGATTTCATCTTTAGTCCAAGCTTTGATGTAGAGACCATCCAACTGACCAACCGCTACGGGAAGATTTCCATTCCAGGTGTTATGACACCTACAGAAATCGTCAACGCCTATTCAGCAGGGGCTGATCTGTTGAAAATTTTTCCAGGCGGGCCACTGGGTGAGAATTATATAAAAGATTTGCAAGGCCCATTCCGGCATATCGCCATGATGCCGACGGGTGGGGTCACGCTCCAGAACGTCGGCAATTTTATTAAGAATGGTGCTGTAGCTGTTGGTGTAGGCGGATCTCTATTAGACAGCAAAGCAATTGCAGAAGAACGTTATGAGGTGCTCACCAAAACCTCACAACAGTTTATCGAAGAAATCCAAAAAGCTAGAAGATGA
- the dgoD gene encoding galactonate dehydratase has protein sequence MRITKIETFIVPPRWLFLKIETDEGISGWGEPIVEGRARTVQAAVEELTDYLIGQDPRHIEDLWQKMYRSGFYRGGPILMSAIAGIDQALWDIKGKVFQAPIAELMGGACRDSVRVYSWIGGDRPNDVGKAAKEAAAAGFTAVKMNGTEELQYIDSYEKIDQAVERIAAVREAVGGSMGIGIDFHGRVHKAMAKILVKELEQFQPMFIEEPVLPENNEALRDIARVTNIPIATGERMFSRWDFKQILAEGYVDIIQPDLSHAGGITECKKIFAMAEAYDVAVAPHCPLGPIALAACLQVDATSHNVFIQEQSLGIHYNEGSDLLDYINDPNVFDYKEGYVEMLQQPGLGISINEDFVRAQAKIGHNWKNPVWRHKDGTIAEW, from the coding sequence ATGAGAATAACAAAGATAGAAACGTTTATTGTACCACCTCGATGGCTATTTTTGAAAATAGAAACCGATGAAGGGATTTCAGGTTGGGGAGAACCGATTGTGGAAGGGCGAGCCAGAACTGTCCAAGCAGCTGTAGAAGAACTGACCGATTACTTAATTGGACAAGATCCGCGTCACATTGAGGATTTGTGGCAGAAAATGTATCGTTCCGGCTTTTATCGTGGGGGCCCGATTTTGATGAGCGCCATCGCTGGTATTGACCAAGCGTTATGGGACATCAAAGGGAAAGTGTTTCAGGCTCCTATTGCGGAGTTGATGGGGGGCGCTTGCCGTGATTCGGTTCGGGTTTACTCCTGGATTGGTGGAGACCGACCGAATGATGTTGGAAAAGCGGCTAAAGAAGCGGCGGCGGCGGGCTTTACAGCTGTCAAAATGAACGGAACGGAAGAATTGCAGTACATCGATTCCTATGAAAAAATCGATCAGGCGGTCGAACGGATTGCAGCAGTGCGCGAAGCGGTTGGTGGCTCCATGGGTATCGGTATCGATTTTCACGGACGAGTACATAAAGCAATGGCAAAAATTTTGGTGAAAGAACTCGAGCAGTTTCAGCCTATGTTCATCGAAGAGCCGGTCTTGCCGGAAAACAATGAAGCGTTGCGCGATATCGCTCGTGTCACCAATATTCCGATTGCCACTGGCGAAAGAATGTTTTCAAGATGGGATTTTAAACAGATTCTGGCAGAAGGATATGTCGATATCATCCAACCGGATTTGTCTCATGCCGGTGGCATCACGGAATGCAAGAAAATATTTGCAATGGCCGAAGCTTACGATGTGGCAGTTGCACCGCATTGTCCCCTGGGTCCAATAGCCTTAGCAGCTTGTCTGCAAGTCGATGCCACATCGCATAATGTCTTCATCCAGGAACAAAGTCTCGGCATCCACTACAACGAAGGTAGTGACCTACTTGATTATATCAATGATCCCAATGTCTTTGATTATAAAGAAGGTTATGTAGAAATGCTGCAACAGCCAGGGCTTGGCATATCAATCAATGAAGACTTTGTACGTGCGCAAGCAAAAATTGGTCACAACTGGAAAAATCCTGTATGGCGCCATAAAGACGGCACAATTGCGGAGTGGTAA
- a CDS encoding helix-turn-helix domain-containing protein: MQHAYTAAEVANLLGCSLPTVYSYEKKGLIQKMADPHQLSGVSRFEREGVDRLKREKEQLNAAGRSITEVAQRLGVYPPKVKEAIAALSLDIQSVPSSFQSTKLRYAITKAQEREIGQYLKRQKGTRSKRNHLYSPTSDVALYQSFLLAGEQSVRLRRNEQAEFGFYLDEHEFLPYLEALRSHDLEPRYGIHQARQSVQQGFTDLVVSTGKKAFYQITDVLYAVCGVENFNAEIRDGHLVASIRNGKYAVNAVATEEALKMTQKVIQTGKVEIDGDYWMFARSDRTLQLTFEEVVYEELKVLAETEGLSLKEWTQRVLKEKREQLKNR; encoded by the coding sequence ATGCAGCATGCGTACACTGCCGCGGAAGTGGCTAATTTGTTGGGTTGCAGCCTTCCGACGGTCTACAGCTACGAAAAAAAAGGGTTAATCCAGAAGATGGCGGATCCCCATCAGCTGTCTGGCGTCAGCCGCTTCGAACGGGAGGGTGTCGACCGGCTCAAGCGAGAGAAAGAGCAGCTGAACGCAGCGGGCCGGTCCATCACCGAAGTGGCCCAGCGCCTCGGCGTCTATCCGCCAAAAGTAAAGGAAGCGATTGCCGCCCTGAGCCTGGACATCCAATCGGTGCCGAGCAGCTTCCAGTCCACAAAGCTCCGGTACGCGATCACGAAGGCGCAGGAGCGGGAAATTGGGCAGTACCTGAAACGGCAGAAAGGTACGCGGAGTAAGCGGAACCACCTCTACTCCCCTACGTCCGATGTGGCGCTCTATCAATCCTTTTTGCTTGCCGGCGAACAGTCGGTCCGCCTGAGACGGAACGAGCAAGCGGAGTTCGGCTTTTATCTGGATGAGCATGAATTTCTGCCCTATCTCGAGGCGCTCCGCTCCCATGACCTGGAGCCGCGGTACGGGATCCATCAGGCACGGCAAAGCGTCCAGCAGGGGTTCACCGACCTCGTGGTTTCGACCGGAAAGAAAGCCTTTTATCAAATCACTGATGTGTTGTATGCGGTCTGCGGGGTGGAGAACTTTAATGCGGAGATCCGGGACGGGCACCTGGTCGCATCCATCCGGAACGGGAAATATGCGGTCAATGCGGTCGCAACGGAAGAGGCGTTAAAAATGACGCAGAAAGTGATCCAGACAGGCAAAGTTGAAATTGATGGTGACTACTGGATGTTTGCCCGTAGTGACCGGACCCTTCAGTTGACCTTTGAGGAAGTGGTCTATGAGGAATTGAAGGTGCTTGCCGAGACGGAGGGGCTATCTCTCAAAGAATGGACGCAGCGGGTGCTGAAAGAAAAGCGAGAGCAGCTGAAAAACCGATAG
- a CDS encoding tyrosine-type recombinase/integrase: MSQLMKSTTFDIFAGRGFSLEELQEKIDASEKVKQNPFADFDDVEILLWYIHEQKHADAKNDRSARTRKEYENELRLFIGHLLDHGTEIGVDIETIEEGSLFKSLAPRHLRRYQEWLINESPHVQKGKAYSPATVARKTTILKSFFRYLYKVGYIQADIADGLRIASVRKDDRPDRDLGPQDVVAILRGFQNIDHPVMFSIILVLTATGIRNEEFCRLKVGDVKGDRIHGGHYLEVTGKGNKKRQIPLKPKVVDSIRHFRQARGLPALSEADPTAPLFTTSRGTAFSPSYVISYMAKELKKVENELEGIDVKLTPHVFRHAFAITSRLNRVDLFVIMRSLGHEKMETTMIYLEKIFARQENAVNQWSKSALDEFL; the protein is encoded by the coding sequence ATGAGCCAGTTGATGAAATCAACAACATTCGACATTTTCGCTGGAAGGGGCTTTTCGTTGGAGGAGCTGCAGGAAAAAATCGACGCATCGGAAAAAGTGAAACAAAACCCGTTCGCCGATTTTGACGATGTGGAAATCCTCCTTTGGTATATCCACGAACAGAAGCACGCCGACGCGAAAAATGACCGATCGGCCCGGACACGAAAAGAATACGAAAACGAGCTACGGCTGTTCATCGGGCACCTATTGGATCATGGAACGGAGATCGGTGTGGATATCGAGACAATCGAAGAAGGGTCGCTGTTCAAATCGCTGGCGCCCCGGCATTTGCGGCGTTACCAGGAATGGCTTATCAACGAAAGCCCTCATGTGCAAAAAGGGAAAGCCTATAGCCCGGCAACGGTTGCCCGCAAGACCACCATTTTAAAATCGTTCTTCCGGTATTTATACAAGGTCGGCTACATCCAGGCAGACATCGCGGACGGGCTGCGCATCGCGTCGGTACGAAAGGACGACCGGCCGGATCGGGACTTGGGGCCGCAGGACGTCGTGGCAATCCTGCGTGGGTTCCAGAACATCGACCACCCGGTCATGTTCAGCATTATTTTGGTTCTCACGGCAACGGGCATTCGGAATGAAGAGTTTTGCAGATTGAAAGTCGGTGATGTGAAGGGCGACCGAATCCATGGCGGCCATTACCTGGAGGTGACGGGCAAGGGCAACAAGAAGCGCCAGATCCCCTTAAAACCCAAAGTGGTTGACAGCATCCGGCACTTTCGGCAGGCGCGGGGATTGCCAGCACTTTCCGAAGCCGATCCCACAGCGCCGCTCTTTACGACGAGCCGGGGAACGGCGTTCTCGCCGTCCTATGTGATCAGCTACATGGCGAAGGAACTGAAGAAGGTCGAAAATGAGTTGGAAGGCATTGATGTCAAACTGACGCCACACGTGTTTCGACATGCGTTTGCAATAACGTCCCGCTTGAACAGAGTTGATTTGTTCGTTATTATGCGCTCGCTTGGCCACGAGAAAATGGAAACTACGATGATTTATTTGGAGAAGATCTTTGCGCGGCAAGAGAATGCGGTCAACCAGTGGTCGAAGTCAGCTTTAGATGAATTCCTCTGA